The Croceicoccus marinus genome contains a region encoding:
- the thpR gene encoding RNA 2',3'-cyclic phosphodiesterase — protein sequence MSHRLFVAIKPPPDVIDMLIDTMEGVDNVRWQGEDQLHLTLRFIGEVDTPQANDIADALGSVRAGKFDLAIRGAGHFEKKGRPHTLWAGVAPSRALIQLQQSVESACRSAGIAPETRVFAPHVTLARLSGRAGDIAPFLAQHGALRSEPFTVERFFLVESTLSAKGAHYDPVVAYGLS from the coding sequence ATGAGCCATCGCCTGTTCGTTGCCATCAAGCCGCCGCCCGACGTGATCGACATGCTGATCGACACGATGGAAGGCGTCGACAATGTCCGCTGGCAGGGCGAGGATCAGCTCCACCTGACCCTGCGCTTCATTGGCGAGGTGGATACGCCGCAGGCCAACGACATCGCCGATGCGCTGGGCAGTGTGCGGGCCGGGAAATTCGATCTGGCGATCCGCGGCGCCGGGCATTTCGAAAAGAAGGGCAGGCCCCATACGCTGTGGGCGGGCGTCGCGCCCTCTCGCGCGCTCATCCAGTTGCAGCAGAGTGTCGAAAGCGCTTGCCGGTCCGCCGGGATCGCGCCGGAAACGCGCGTATTCGCGCCCCACGTCACCCTGGCAAGGCTTTCGGGCAGAGCGGGCGACATTGCCCCGTTCCTGGCGCAGCATGGCGCATTGCGAAGCGAACCCTTTACGGTGGAACGCTTTTTCCTTGTCGAAAGCACGCTGTCAGCCAAGGGCGCGCATTACGATCCGGTCGTGGCCTATGGGCTGTCCTAG
- the panB gene encoding 3-methyl-2-oxobutanoate hydroxymethyltransferase, with protein sequence MSTTFQLDTATSRANPTPAPMKRLTVPKVMQRKNDGTTEEPLVMLTAYTARMAQLLDAHCDILLVGDSLGQVIYGLPSTLPVTLDMMVAHGAAVVRGSYHSLVVIDMPFGSYEASPQQAFASASRIMAETGAAAVKLEGGVAMAETVRFLSQRGIPVMGHVGLTPQAVNALGGYMARGRSEVEEARIVEDGKAVADAGAFAVVVEGVVEDIAITLTRELAVPTIGIGGSAQCDGQVLVAEDMLGMFERTPRFVKRYNDLARIISDTAGEFAAEVRSRSFPGDAQVYKAK encoded by the coding sequence ATGTCAACGACCTTCCAGCTCGACACCGCGACCAGCCGCGCCAATCCCACGCCCGCCCCGATGAAGCGGCTGACGGTGCCCAAGGTCATGCAGCGCAAGAATGACGGCACGACCGAAGAGCCGCTGGTCATGCTGACCGCCTATACCGCCCGCATGGCGCAATTGCTGGATGCGCACTGCGACATATTGCTGGTCGGGGATTCGCTGGGACAGGTGATCTATGGCCTGCCTTCGACCCTGCCCGTCACGCTGGACATGATGGTCGCCCACGGTGCGGCGGTGGTGCGCGGGTCCTATCACTCGCTGGTCGTGATCGACATGCCCTTCGGCAGCTACGAAGCCTCGCCGCAGCAGGCCTTTGCCAGCGCCAGCCGCATCATGGCCGAAACCGGCGCGGCGGCGGTGAAGCTGGAAGGCGGCGTCGCCATGGCCGAGACGGTGCGCTTCCTGTCGCAGCGCGGTATTCCGGTGATGGGCCATGTCGGGCTGACCCCGCAGGCGGTGAACGCGCTGGGCGGCTACATGGCCCGCGGGCGGAGCGAGGTCGAGGAAGCCAGGATCGTGGAAGACGGCAAGGCTGTAGCCGATGCGGGCGCCTTTGCCGTAGTGGTCGAGGGCGTGGTGGAGGATATCGCCATCACGCTGACGCGCGAGCTTGCGGTGCCGACCATCGGCATCGGCGGATCGGCTCAATGCGACGGCCAGGTGCTGGTGGCCGAGGACATGCTGGGCATGTTCGAGCGCACGCCGCGCTTCGTCAAACGCTACAACGACCTGGCCAGGATCATTTCCGACACTGCCGGCGAATTTGCGGCGGAAGTCCGCTCGCGCAGCTTTCCCGGCGACGCGCAGGTCTACAAGGCGAAGTGA
- a CDS encoding sodium-dependent transporter, translated as MAGATGQAGEQGWSSRTAFLLAAIGAAVGLGNIWRFPTLAGENGGGAFVLVYIACVFLIGLPLVLSEVMIGRTGREDAAGSIARVAERSGVSTKWSVFGGIEILAAFLILSFYSVVAGWAIYYVFVMIGDVASSIGSGAPFGPAFQGEAQDVITGRMGTLFGSLGTMIGMHTIFMVVTVLIVANGVHDGIEKAAGTLMPAFFVLLVAITIYGAFTGEFAQAVKFLFTPDFSQLTPTAVNEALGQALFSLSLGSAALITYGAYVGDDVKLAPTAGMIAAADTGVAILSGLMIFPIVFAVGLDPAAGPVLVFQSLPVAFSQMPAGSLIGLAFFVLIFFAALTSSISLLEGPVAWVIDRFGLKRLHAALVVGGGAYLIGLLCAMGYNVLSDVRPLWFWDIFASNDILDTIDGVTGKIMLPLAALGVSLFIGWRADRRLVAAETGLSAGMLTLYRFVMAWLAPLAVFLILLFGLFPGLLGSA; from the coding sequence ATGGCTGGTGCGACTGGACAGGCCGGTGAACAGGGCTGGTCCTCGCGGACGGCGTTCCTGCTGGCCGCGATCGGAGCGGCTGTCGGGCTGGGCAATATCTGGCGGTTCCCGACACTGGCCGGAGAGAACGGGGGCGGCGCCTTCGTGCTGGTCTATATCGCCTGCGTCTTCCTGATCGGCCTGCCGCTGGTCCTGTCGGAAGTGATGATCGGACGCACCGGGCGCGAGGATGCCGCCGGCTCCATCGCGCGGGTGGCGGAACGATCGGGCGTATCCACCAAATGGAGCGTGTTCGGCGGGATCGAGATCCTTGCAGCCTTCCTGATCCTGTCGTTCTATTCGGTCGTGGCCGGCTGGGCGATCTATTACGTGTTCGTGATGATCGGCGATGTCGCTTCCTCGATCGGGTCGGGGGCTCCGTTCGGTCCCGCGTTCCAGGGCGAGGCGCAGGACGTGATCACCGGCCGCATGGGCACTCTGTTCGGCAGCCTTGGCACGATGATCGGGATGCACACGATCTTTATGGTCGTCACGGTGCTGATCGTCGCCAACGGCGTCCACGACGGGATCGAGAAGGCGGCGGGCACTCTGATGCCGGCGTTCTTCGTCCTGCTGGTCGCGATCACGATCTATGGCGCCTTCACCGGCGAATTCGCGCAGGCCGTGAAGTTCCTGTTCACGCCCGATTTCTCGCAGCTGACCCCCACCGCCGTGAACGAGGCGCTGGGTCAGGCGCTGTTCTCGCTTTCGCTGGGGTCGGCGGCGCTGATCACCTATGGCGCCTATGTCGGAGACGACGTTAAGCTGGCGCCGACCGCGGGCATGATCGCGGCGGCCGATACGGGCGTGGCCATCCTGTCGGGCCTGATGATTTTCCCCATCGTCTTTGCGGTCGGGCTGGATCCCGCGGCGGGTCCGGTGCTGGTGTTCCAGTCGCTGCCAGTCGCATTCTCGCAGATGCCGGCGGGTTCGCTGATCGGGTTGGCGTTTTTCGTGCTGATCTTCTTTGCCGCGTTGACCAGCTCGATCTCGCTGCTGGAAGGGCCGGTGGCGTGGGTGATCGACCGTTTCGGGCTCAAGCGGCTTCATGCCGCGCTCGTGGTGGGCGGCGGCGCCTATCTGATCGGGCTGCTGTGCGCGATGGGCTATAACGTGCTGTCTGATGTTCGCCCGCTCTGGTTCTGGGACATCTTCGCCAGCAACGACATCCTGGATACGATCGACGGAGTGACGGGCAAGATCATGCTGCCGCTGGCCGCATTGGGCGTGTCGCTGTTCATCGGGTGGCGGGCCGATCGCAGGCTTGTCGCTGCGGAAACCGGATTGTCGGCGGGAATGCTGACCCTTTACCGGTTCGTGATGGCATGGCTGGCACCGCTGGCGGTTTTCCTGATCCTGCTGTTCGGCCTGTTCCCCGGCCTCCTGGGATCCGCATAG
- a CDS encoding pyridoxamine 5'-phosphate oxidase family protein has product MKYEEGNPDELKHKFWKAMASSPFVMLQLDDDPDSSAPMTAQLDKDANHAIWFFTYKDNRFARMGPANVSFASKDHKIFARFHGNLVEENSRERLEKQWDNTVEAWFPEGKSDPKLLMIRMDLGDATIWDGDLGLTNVAKMMLGMDVTDDVGKNHTETTL; this is encoded by the coding sequence ATGAAATACGAAGAAGGCAACCCCGACGAGCTGAAGCACAAATTCTGGAAGGCCATGGCTTCCTCCCCGTTCGTGATGCTGCAGCTGGACGACGATCCGGACAGCAGCGCCCCCATGACCGCGCAGCTCGACAAGGATGCCAATCACGCGATCTGGTTCTTCACCTACAAGGACAACCGCTTCGCCAGGATGGGCCCGGCAAATGTCAGCTTTGCATCCAAGGACCACAAGATCTTCGCCCGCTTCCACGGCAATCTGGTCGAGGAAAACAGCCGCGAACGCCTGGAAAAGCAGTGGGACAACACCGTCGAGGCATGGTTCCCCGAGGGCAAGTCGGATCCCAAGCTGCTGATGATCCGCATGGATCTTGGCGATGCCACCATCTGGGACGGCGATCTGGGCCTGACCAACGTGGCCAAGATGATGCTGGGCATGGATGTCACCGACGATGTCGGCAAGAACCATACCGAAACGACCCTGTAG